The following are encoded together in the Pectobacterium wasabiae CFBP 3304 genome:
- a CDS encoding FadR/GntR family transcriptional regulator — protein sequence MDNIESIPRNNIAEAVYQKMQKKILSGEWKQGEKLPSEFELSEAFDVSRTSIRSAVQKLRNLGIIYTKHGRGSFVSNEIDSFRMQANDKPILHLTKGEFMDMMVFRQTVEFKCIELAAKNATDEDIYLIEDALNRMLINKNDYKKYSQADLDFHLAIINAAHNKVFSHAIKYVKGMYYFYLEELNRVLGITLDSIDAHIKIFMAIKNHDIETAKLCLDQAMECNIVMINNLENS from the coding sequence ATGGACAATATAGAGTCAATACCAAGAAATAACATTGCCGAAGCGGTTTACCAGAAAATGCAGAAAAAAATACTCAGCGGGGAATGGAAACAGGGCGAAAAGCTACCGTCTGAGTTTGAGCTAAGTGAGGCTTTTGATGTAAGTCGAACCAGTATTCGCAGTGCGGTTCAAAAGCTGAGAAACTTAGGGATAATTTATACTAAGCATGGTAGAGGCTCTTTTGTTTCGAATGAAATTGATAGCTTTCGTATGCAGGCGAATGACAAGCCTATCCTTCACCTAACGAAAGGTGAATTTATGGATATGATGGTTTTTCGGCAAACCGTGGAGTTTAAGTGTATCGAATTGGCTGCTAAAAATGCGACAGACGAAGATATTTATCTTATAGAAGATGCACTTAACAGAATGCTTATCAACAAGAATGACTATAAAAAATATTCTCAGGCCGATTTGGATTTTCATCTGGCGATCATTAACGCGGCGCATAACAAAGTGTTTTCACATGCCATTAAGTATGTGAAGGGTATGTATTATTTTTATCTGGAAGAGTTGAACCGTGTTTTAGGTATAACGCTGGATAGCATTGATGCACATATCAAAATTTTTATGGCGATAAAGAATCATGATATTGAAACGGCCAAGCTATGTCTGGATCAGGCAATGGAATGCAATATTGTCATGATTAATAATCTTGAGAATAGCTAG